A portion of the Drosophila sechellia strain sech25 chromosome 2R, ASM438219v1, whole genome shotgun sequence genome contains these proteins:
- the LOC6609939 gene encoding calpain-A codes for MDDLRGFLRQAGQEFLNAAGEAAMGAAKEVVGSVINEIFIKKEADTKRVLPSIKNMRVLGEKSSNLGPYSEVQDYETILNSCLASGSLFEDPLFPASNESLQFSRRPDRHIEWLRPHEIAENPQFFVEGYSRFDVQQGELGDCWLLAATANLTQESNLFFRVIPPEQSFEENYAGIFHFRFWQYGKWVDVIIDDRLPTYNGELMYMHSTEKNEFWSALLEKAYAKLHGSYEALKGGSTCEAMEDFTGGVSEWYDLKEAPGNLFTILQKAAERNSMMGCSIEPDPNVTEAETPQGLIRGHAYSITKVCLIDIVTPNRQGKIPMIRMRNPWGNEAEWNGPWSDSSPEWRYIPEEQKAEIGLTFDRDGEFWMSFQDFLNHFDRVEICNLSPDSLTEDQQNSGKRKWEMSMYEGEWTPGVTAGGCRNFLDTFWHNPQYIITLVDPDEEDEEGQCTVIVALMQKNRRSKRNMGMECLTIGFAIYSLNDRELENRPQGLNFFRYKSSVGRSPHFINTREVCARFKLPPGHYLIVPSTFDPNEEGEFIIRVFSETQNNMEENDDHVGYGGKADTITPGFPTPKPIDPQKEGLRRLFDSIAGKDMEVDWMELKRILDHSMRDDLPKPVVFNRFSNNMAFETQAAGPGEDGASACGLLSLICGPFLKGTPFEEQLGMNDQSNKRLIGDNPANGGPVTANAIVDETHGFSKDVCRSMVAMLDADKSGKLGFEEFETLLSEIAKWKAIFKVYDVENTGRVSGFQLREALHSAGYHLNNRVLNVLGHRYGSRDGKIAFDDFIMCAVKIKTYIDIFKERDTEKNETATFTLEEWIERTIYS; via the exons ATGGACGACTTGAGGGGATTCTTGAGGCAAGCGGGACAGGAGTTCCTCAACGCAGCTGGAGAGGCTGCAATGGGAGCGGCCAAGGAAGTGGTCGGATCGGTGATCAACGAGATATTCATCAAGAAGGAGGCCGACACCAAGAGGGTTCTGCCCAGCATCAAGAATATGAGAGTT CTGGGAGAGAAGAGCTCGAACCTGGGACCCTATTCCGAGGTGCAGGACTATGAGACAATATTGAACAGCTGCCTGGCCAGCGGTTCCCTTTTCGAAGATCCACTTTTCCCTGCTTCGAACGAGTCCCTTCAGTTTTCCCGGCGTCCAGATCGTCACATCGAATGGCTAAGACCTCAT GAAATCGCCGAGAATCCCCAGTTTTTTGTGGAGGGTTATTCACGTTTTGATGTCCAGCAAGGCGAGCTTGGTGACTG TTGGCTCTTGGCTGCCACAGCCAATTTAACTCAGGAATCCAACCTATTCTTCCGCGTAATTCCACCGGAACAGAGTTTCGAGGAGAATTATGCTGGTATCTTCCATTTCCGCTTTTGGCAGTATG gTAAATGGGTTGATGTGATCATTGATGACCGTTTGCCCACTTATAATGGAGAGCTGATGTACATGCACTCCACGGAGAAGAACGAGTTCTGGAGCGCCCTGCTTGAGAAGGCTTATGCAAA ACTTCACGGATCCTACGAGGCACTAAAGGGAGGCAGCACTTGCGAGGCCATGGAGGACTTTACTGGCGGCGTATCCGAGTGGTACGATTTAAAAGAAGCCCCCGGCAATCTATTTACCATCCTGCAAAAAGCAGCTGAACGCAATTCCATGATGGGATGCTCAATTGAGCCTGATCCAAATGTCACAGAGGCCGAAACTCCTCAGGGGTTAATCCGTGGTCACGCTTACTCCATAACCAAG GTTTGCCTTATTGACATCGTTACGCCAAATCGTCAGGGAAAGATCCCTATGATAAGAATGCGCAATCCTTGGGGCAACGAGGCCGAGTGGAATGGACCATGGAGTGATAGCTCACCGGAATGGCGCTATATACCCGAGGAACAGAAGGCGGAGATTGGACTAACATTTGACAGAGACGGAGAGTTCTGGATGTCCTTCCAAGATTTTCTTAACCACTTCGATCGCGTGGAG ATTTGCAATTTGTCGCCTGATTCGCTGACCGAGGACCAACAGAACAGTGGCAAGCGAAAGTGGGAGATGTCCATGTATGAGGGAGAATGGACACCCGGTGTTACAGCTGGTGGCTGCCGCAATTTCCTGGATACCTTCTGGCATAACCCCCAGTACATTATCACCCTAGTCGATCCTGATGAGGAAGACGAAGAGGGACAGTGCACCGTCATCGTGGCCTTAATGCAAAAGAATCGCAGATCGAAGCGCAATATGGGAATGGAGTGTCTGACCATTGGTTTCGCTATCTATAGCCTTAATGATCGCGAACTGGAAAACCGTCCCCAGGGTCTAAACTTTTTCAGATACAAGTCTTCTGTGGGACGATCGCCGCACTTTATCAACACCCGCGAA GTGTGTGCTCGCTTCAAATTGCCTCCTGGTCACTACCTGATTGTGCCTTCAACTTTCGATCCGAACGAGGAGGGAGAGTTCATCATTCGAGTGTTCTCAGAAACTCAAAATAACATGGA AGAGAATGATGATCATGTGGGTTACGGCGGCAAAGCCGATACG ATTACGCCAGGATTCCCAACACCCAAACCTATCGATCCTCAGAAGGAGGGCTTGCGACGCCTGTTCGACAGCATTGCCGGCAAGGACATGGAGGTGGATTGGATGGAATTGAAACGCATTCTGGACCATTCGATGAGAGACG ATTTACCCAAACCAGTGGTTTTCAATCGTTTCTCCAATAACATGGCTTTTGAGACCCAGGCTGCTGGCCCTGGCGAAGATGGAGCTAGCGCTTGTGGTCTTTTGTCCTTGATTTGTGGACCGTTTTTGAAGGGCACGCCATTCGAGGAGCAGTTGGGAATGAATGATCAGTCGAATAAGAGGCTGATAGGGGACAATCCGGCGAATGGAGGTCCTGTAACAGCAAATG CAATTGTGGATGAGACTCATGGCTTTTCCAAGGATGTTTGCCGCTCCATGGTTGCCATGTTGGATGCTGATAAGTCAGGAAAACTGGGATTCGAGGAGTTCGAGACTTTACTCTCGGAAATCGCCAAATGGAAGGCCATATTTAAGGTCTATGATGTGGAGAATACGGGCAGGGTGTCCGGATTCCAGCTTCGCGAGGCTCTCCACTCTGCCGGCTATCATCTAAACAATCGTGTTCTAAATGTTTTGGGCCATCGATATGGCTCACGTGATGGCAAAATAGCCTTCGATGATTTCATCATGTGCGCTGTTAAAATCAAGACATATATTG ATATATTCAAGGAGCGCGACACCGAGAAGAACGAAACAGCCACCTTTACTTTGGAGGAGTGGATAGAGCGCACAATATATTCATAA
- the LOC6609940 gene encoding focal adhesion kinase 1 isoform X1: protein MNTAGATSQPPPTKNEIHSEEYLIHVHMPNKSFKAVRFNVKETVFHVIRRTVEDLGTDGRTPSIQRYACRMLNMITKEVIWLARSTSMQKVLSHILTPGCSNVDCPNNQSELDEVLLEHGRRITDNRVWRVELRVRYVPNNIQELFEEDKATCFYYFNQVKEDFIQANVTSIDTEVAVQLCCLGIRHYFKNITVKAPDKKQHIDYIEKEIGFKSFLPQSVIATSKPKNLKKLIQVGYKKVYNYNDIEYLTRFFDLLKNIYLTNFEQFSVTLSSAWNISGILHVGPHIGISYQTHPQASLKNVAQFKDVVSIKTCTLPKEKLSKSGENTTEPELQNFNCNCQKIKTQIKISASNNVEDLVITCNGINTAESIADLIDGYCRLLSKDLEFTIWHRETNASNEDSAKALPNDATLGSNKSTSSQGKPMLTDDYAEIGLLEGEGDYSTPTVRNYELDRALITPSAKIGVGQFGDVYVGTYTIPKLGKGKNSAGNGKNSNSDQRNADSRPDVIQVAIKTCKANDDPEKTENFLAEAYIMQKFDHPHIIRLIGICSVMPIWIVMELAKLGELRAYLKTNSERLSHGTLLKYCYQLSTALSYLESKKFVHRDIAARNVLVSSPTCVKLADFGLSRWVSDQSYYHSTPTVALPIKWMSPESINFRRFTTASDVWMFGVCIWEILMLGVKPFQGVKNSDVILKLENGERLPLPPNCPPRLYSLMSQCWAYEPLKRPNFKRIKETLHEILIEDSINSSETLKREQRKVASMSWIGSDDIDIPPSKPSRVMHDPDITGLMPETTGLPQTYIIAQNPAVLAKLMMENQKRGINPAAYTTPASVFNTLAVGLDDTNPNISLKTTKLPAADLLKLDPIAESERLRSQFSANSSASQMANPLTASANPHESLNSHHAGMFTGSLPSKSSFVVCPPQTEEHMQAENISNPSVSKVSGYSLYGSLERHPPPPAKPMHSKGGSLERHQSLMSAQNLVFYSTKPPPNCTNTAERSRSMERNTYFHAYRQQMKTSIECEALPEEIYDFGGIGLKTCVSARQQPKFSPMVNVRPAELGQVQNTDCMGLQPNIPVCGTMDSFGVISPHNLDESLRHQREMERQWMTSGPQSITVNPNISEGAACLATLQAEAMGNQGIHNVLGEKLRQQQKDSNSDSEWLIQEELLRQRSCSIPQGSLNDHQAQMFKLDFMSAGPSSLPDCSNSSSRPMTPNANLSSLKSNHSSADHLSSLTSAEEQMGSNARNLGSAVPRRPPNRSDDEVYCATTLVVKSIMALSQGVEKANTEGYLELVKNVGVKLRNLLTSVDKISIIFPAQALKEVQMAHQVLSKDMHELVSAMRLAQQYSDTTLDCEYRKSMLSAAHVLAMDAKNLFDVVDSIRQRYQHLFPPSATKETSCSSSFESTSGSIVAEPVNDLGYIKTSTSGDLLQNTGIYDNDLHHSFNSQLQLQNPKGSIDLSGGGSLQRGMSLGLDTTRSTNEPLRIVEETLGSPGEHMYCNTSALHGHA from the exons ATGAACACCGCGGGAGCCACCAGTCAACCGCCGCCCACTAAAAATGAGA TTCACTCCGAGGAGTATCTCATCCACGTGCATATGCCGAACAAGAGCTTCAAGGCTGTTCGGTTTAATGTCAAGGAGACCGTTTTCCATGTGATCCGGCGCACCGTCGAGGATCTGGGCACGGATGGACGGACACCCAGCATTCAGCGATATGCCTGCCGCATGCTCAACATGATTACCAAGGAGGTGATCTGGCTGGCCAGGAGCACTTCGATGCAGAAGGTTCTCTCGCACATCCTGACGCCCGGCTGCTCAAACGTCGACTGTCCTAACAACCAGTCGGAGTTGGATGAGGTTCTATTGGAGCATGGAAGAAGGATCACCGACAACAGAGTGTGGCGTGTGGAGCTCAGAGTGCGCTACGTGCCAAATAATATTCAGGAGCTCTTTGAGGAGGACAAGGCCACATGCTTCTATTACTTCAATCAGGTGAAAGAGGACTTTATCCAAGCGAATGTCACATCCATCGACACTGAAGTGGCGGTGCAACTGTGCTGTCTGGGCATTCGTCATTATTTCAAGAACATCACCGTGAAAGCACCAGACAAAAAGCAGCACATTGACTACATTGAAAAGGAAATCGGATTTAAAAGTTTTCTTCCTCAATCTGTGATAGCCACATCAAAGCCAAAGAATCTTAAGAAACTGATCCAAGTCGGTTACAAAAAGGTCTACAATTACAACGACATTGAGTACTTGACGCG GTTCTTTGATCTTCTGaagaatatttatttaacgaACTTCGAGCAGTTCTCGGTAACCCTGAGCTCGGCGTGGAATATTTCTGGAATTCTACACGTCGGCCCTCACATTG GAATCTCGTACCAGACTCATCCTCAGGCCAGCTTGAAGAACGTGGCTCAGTTTAAAGATGTGGTCTCTATTAAAACGTGTACTTTACCAAAGGAAAAACTGTCCAAGTCTGGCGAGAATACCACGGAACCAGAGCTTCAGAACTTTAATTGCAACTGCCAGAAGATTAaaacccaaataaaaatatcagCTTCCAACAATGTGGAAGATTTGGTTATAACGTGCAATGGTATTAAT ACCGCTGAGAGTATTGCTGACCTAATTGACGGCTACTGCCGGCTGTTATCAAAAGACCTAGAGTTCACGATTTGGCATCGAGAGACAAACGCGTCGAACGAAGATAGCGCAAAAGCATTGCCCAATGATGCGACGCTGGGGTCCAATAAATCAACTTCAAGTCAGGGAAAACCGATGTTGACCGATGATTATGCCGAGATTGGATTATTGGAGGGCGAGGGCGACTACTCTACGCCCACCGTTCGGAATTATGAGTTGGATAGAGCCCTAATTACGCCGAGCGCCAAAATTGGTGTGGGACAGTTTGGTGATGTGTATGTCGGCACGTATACGATTCCGAAACTGGGCAAGGGCAAGAACTCTGcaggaaatggaaaaaatagCAATAGTGACCAAAGAAATGCCGATTCAAGGCCAGATGTTATACAAGTGGCGATAAAGACATGTAAAGCTAACGACGATCCAGaaaaaaccgaaaattttcTTGCCGAAGCTT atattatgcaaaaattcgATCATCCCCATATTATTCGCTTAATCGGCATTTGCAGCGTAATGCCCATTTGGATAGTTATGGAATTGGCCAAACTGGGTGAACTGCGAGCATACTTAAAGACAAACAGCGAAAG ATTAAGCCACGGTACTCTACTGAAGTATTGCTATCAGCTATCGACTGCTCTCAGTTATTTGGAATCCAAAAAGTTTGTTCACCGAGATATAGCGGCGCGTAATGTACTAGTCAGCTCACCAACATGTGTTAAG TTGGCTGATTTTGGATTATCACGTTGGGTTTCCGATCAGTCGTATTATCACTCAACACCCACAGTTGCCCTTCCCATCAAATGGATGTCCCCCGAGTCAATAAACTTTAGAAGATTTACCACTGCTAGCGATGTTTGGATGTTTG GTGTCTGCATTTGGGAAATACTCATGCTCGGTGTAAAGCCTTTCCAAGGCGTCAAGAACAGCGATGTTATATTGAAGCTCGAAAACGGGGAGCGTCTGCCATTGCCTCCTAACTGCCCGCCTAGGTTATATTCGCTAATGTCCCAATGCTGGGCGTACGAGCCACTTAAACGACCGAATTTCAAGCGGATCAAGGAAACTCTGCA tGAAATTCTGATTGAAGACAGCATTAATTCATCGGAGACACTAAAGCGGGAGCAACGAAAAGTGGCTTCCATGTCCTGGATTGGCAGTGATGACATCGACATTCCGCCATCGAAACCTTCAAGGGTGATGCACGATCCTG ACATCACTGGTTTAATGCCTGAAACAACGGGGCTACCTCAGACTTATATTATTGCACAAAATCCCGCGGTGCTGGCTAAACTGATGATGGAGAACCAAAAACGAGGCATAAATCCAGCGGCGTACACCACACCAGCTTCGGTATTTAATACTCTAGCCGTAGGATTAGATGACACCAATCCGAATATTTCGCTTAAGACTACTAAGCTACCAGCAGCAGATTTGTTAAAACTTGACCCCATCGCAGAATCCGAAAGGCTTAGGTCCCAATTTTCAGCTAATAGCAGCGCTAGTCAAATGGCTAACCCCCTTACTGCTTCTGCTAACCCCCACGAATCCCTCAATTCACACCATGCAGGAATGTTTACGGGTAGTTTGCCTTCAAAGAGCAGCTTCGTCGTTTGCCCACCTCAAACAGAGGAACACATGCAAGCCGAAAACATTTCTAATCCGTCTGTGTCCAAGGTGTCCGGATATAGCCTATATGGGAGCCTGGAGAGGcacccaccaccacctgcAAAACCCATGCACTCCAAAGGTGGCAGCCTGGAACGCCACCAGTCATTGATGTCAGCCCAGAATCTTGTTTTCTACAGTACGAAGCCGCCACCAAACTGCACGAATACGGCAGAGCGATCGAGGAGCATGGAGCGGAACACTTACTTCCATGCCTATCGCCAACAGATGAAAACCTCTATTGAATGCGAAGCTCTTCCCGAGGAGATTTACGATTTCGGGGGCATCGGACTGAAGACTTGTGTGTCCGCTAGGCAGCAACCCAAGTTCAGCCCAATGGTTAATGTGCGACCAGCTGAACTAGGCCAAGTACAAAACACAGATTGCATGGGATTACAGCCGAATATCCCTGTATGCGGCACAATGGACTCCTTTGGAGTTATATCCCCACACAACTTGGACGAAAGTCTAAGACATCAGAGAGAAATGGAGCGTCAGTGGATGACTTCGGGACCACAGAGCATCACAGTTAATCCTAACATTTCCGAAGGAGCTGCTTGCTTGGCCACATTGCAAGCTGAAGCCATGGGAAATCAG GGCATTCACAATGTTTTGGGCGAAAAACTACGACAACAGCAAAAGGATAGCAACAGCGATAGCGAATGGTTAATTCAAGAAGAATTGCTA CGGCAGAGATCCTGCTCAATACCTCAAGGATCGCTCAATGATCATCAGGCACAAATGTTTAAGCTTGACTTCATGTCAGCTGGTCCCTCCAGTTTGCCGGACTGCTCGAACTCCAGTTCTCGACCTATGACACCAAATGCCAATCTCTCTTCACTGAAGTCGAACCACTCATCGGCAGATCATTTGTCCAGCTTGACATCTGCAGAAGAACAGATGGGTTCGAATGCCCGAAACCTTGGCAGTGCAGTTCCAAGACGACCACCTAACCGCTCAGATGACGAAGTTTATTGCGCCACCACACTGGTGGTCAAATCAATAATGGCGCTGTCGCAAGGTGTGGAGAAAGCGAATACCGAGGGTTACTTGGAATTGGTTAAGAACGTGGGCGTCAAGTTGAGAAACTTGCTAACATCGGTGGACAAAATATCTATAATATTTCCTGCACAGGCCCTCAA GGAAGTGCAAATGGCACATCAGGTACTTTCAAAAGACATGCATGAGTTGGTCTCAGCGATGCGATTGGCTCAACAATATAGTGACACAACGCTGGATTGTGAATATCGCAA GAGTATGCTGTCTGCTGCCCATGTTTTGGCTATGGACGCCAAAAACCTGTTTGATGTCGTCGATTCGATACGTCAACGTTATCAGCATCTATTCCCGCCATCCGCCACAAAAGAAACAAGTTGTTCGTCAAGTTTTGAGTCGACTTCTGGATCTATTGTCGCAGAGCCAGTTAACGACCTTGGTTATATTAAGACTAGCACTTCTGGAGATTTGCTTCAAAACACAGGAATATATGATAATGATCTGCATCATAGCTTCAACTCGCAATTACAGTTGCAAAACCCAAAAGGAAGCATAGACTTAAGCGGCGGTGGTAGTCTACAACGAGGGATGAGCCTTGGTTTGGACACCACCAGGTCGACAAACGAGCCGTTGCGAATTGTTGAGGAGACCCTGGGCAGCCCGGGTGAACATATGTACTGCAATACGTCCGCCTTGCACGGCCACGCGTAA
- the LOC6609940 gene encoding focal adhesion kinase 1 isoform X2 — protein MNTAGATSQPPPTKNEIHSEEYLIHVHMPNKSFKAVRFNVKETVFHVIRRTVEDLGTDGRTPSIQRYACRMLNMITKEVIWLARSTSMQKVLSHILTPGCSNVDCPNNQSELDEVLLEHGRRITDNRVWRVELRVRYVPNNIQELFEEDKATCFYYFNQVKEDFIQANVTSIDTEVAVQLCCLGIRHYFKNITVKAPDKKQHIDYIEKEIGFKSFLPQSVIATSKPKNLKKLIQVGYKKVYNYNDIEYLTRFFDLLKNIYLTNFEQFSVTLSSAWNISGILHVGPHIGISYQTHPQASLKNVAQFKDVVSIKTCTLPKEKLSKSGENTTEPELQNFNCNCQKIKTQIKISASNNVEDLVITCNGINTAESIADLIDGYCRLLSKDLEFTIWHRETNASNEDSAKALPNDATLGSNKSTSSQGKPMLTDDYAEIGLLEGEGDYSTPTVRNYELDRALITPSAKIGVGQFGDVYVGTYTIPKLGKGKNSAGNGKNSNSDQRNADSRPDVIQVAIKTCKANDDPEKTENFLAEAYIMQKFDHPHIIRLIGICSVMPIWIVMELAKLGELRAYLKTNSERLSHGTLLKYCYQLSTALSYLESKKFVHRDIAARNVLVSSPTCVKLADFGLSRWVSDQSYYHSTPTVALPIKWMSPESINFRRFTTASDVWMFGVCIWEILMLGVKPFQGVKNSDVILKLENGERLPLPPNCPPRLYSLMSQCWAYEPLKRPNFKRIKETLHEILIEDSINSSETLKREQRKVASMSWIGSDDIDIPPSKPSRVMHDPDITGLMPETTGLPQTYIIAQNPAVLAKLMMENQKRGINPAAYTTPASGIHNVLGEKLRQQQKDSNSDSEWLIQEELLRQRSCSIPQGSLNDHQAQMFKLDFMSAGPSSLPDCSNSSSRPMTPNANLSSLKSNHSSADHLSSLTSAEEQMGSNARNLGSAVPRRPPNRSDDEVYCATTLVVKSIMALSQGVEKANTEGYLELVKNVGVKLRNLLTSVDKISIIFPAQALKEVQMAHQVLSKDMHELVSAMRLAQQYSDTTLDCEYRKSMLSAAHVLAMDAKNLFDVVDSIRQRYQHLFPPSATKETSCSSSFESTSGSIVAEPVNDLGYIKTSTSGDLLQNTGIYDNDLHHSFNSQLQLQNPKGSIDLSGGGSLQRGMSLGLDTTRSTNEPLRIVEETLGSPGEHMYCNTSALHGHA, from the exons ATGAACACCGCGGGAGCCACCAGTCAACCGCCGCCCACTAAAAATGAGA TTCACTCCGAGGAGTATCTCATCCACGTGCATATGCCGAACAAGAGCTTCAAGGCTGTTCGGTTTAATGTCAAGGAGACCGTTTTCCATGTGATCCGGCGCACCGTCGAGGATCTGGGCACGGATGGACGGACACCCAGCATTCAGCGATATGCCTGCCGCATGCTCAACATGATTACCAAGGAGGTGATCTGGCTGGCCAGGAGCACTTCGATGCAGAAGGTTCTCTCGCACATCCTGACGCCCGGCTGCTCAAACGTCGACTGTCCTAACAACCAGTCGGAGTTGGATGAGGTTCTATTGGAGCATGGAAGAAGGATCACCGACAACAGAGTGTGGCGTGTGGAGCTCAGAGTGCGCTACGTGCCAAATAATATTCAGGAGCTCTTTGAGGAGGACAAGGCCACATGCTTCTATTACTTCAATCAGGTGAAAGAGGACTTTATCCAAGCGAATGTCACATCCATCGACACTGAAGTGGCGGTGCAACTGTGCTGTCTGGGCATTCGTCATTATTTCAAGAACATCACCGTGAAAGCACCAGACAAAAAGCAGCACATTGACTACATTGAAAAGGAAATCGGATTTAAAAGTTTTCTTCCTCAATCTGTGATAGCCACATCAAAGCCAAAGAATCTTAAGAAACTGATCCAAGTCGGTTACAAAAAGGTCTACAATTACAACGACATTGAGTACTTGACGCG GTTCTTTGATCTTCTGaagaatatttatttaacgaACTTCGAGCAGTTCTCGGTAACCCTGAGCTCGGCGTGGAATATTTCTGGAATTCTACACGTCGGCCCTCACATTG GAATCTCGTACCAGACTCATCCTCAGGCCAGCTTGAAGAACGTGGCTCAGTTTAAAGATGTGGTCTCTATTAAAACGTGTACTTTACCAAAGGAAAAACTGTCCAAGTCTGGCGAGAATACCACGGAACCAGAGCTTCAGAACTTTAATTGCAACTGCCAGAAGATTAaaacccaaataaaaatatcagCTTCCAACAATGTGGAAGATTTGGTTATAACGTGCAATGGTATTAAT ACCGCTGAGAGTATTGCTGACCTAATTGACGGCTACTGCCGGCTGTTATCAAAAGACCTAGAGTTCACGATTTGGCATCGAGAGACAAACGCGTCGAACGAAGATAGCGCAAAAGCATTGCCCAATGATGCGACGCTGGGGTCCAATAAATCAACTTCAAGTCAGGGAAAACCGATGTTGACCGATGATTATGCCGAGATTGGATTATTGGAGGGCGAGGGCGACTACTCTACGCCCACCGTTCGGAATTATGAGTTGGATAGAGCCCTAATTACGCCGAGCGCCAAAATTGGTGTGGGACAGTTTGGTGATGTGTATGTCGGCACGTATACGATTCCGAAACTGGGCAAGGGCAAGAACTCTGcaggaaatggaaaaaatagCAATAGTGACCAAAGAAATGCCGATTCAAGGCCAGATGTTATACAAGTGGCGATAAAGACATGTAAAGCTAACGACGATCCAGaaaaaaccgaaaattttcTTGCCGAAGCTT atattatgcaaaaattcgATCATCCCCATATTATTCGCTTAATCGGCATTTGCAGCGTAATGCCCATTTGGATAGTTATGGAATTGGCCAAACTGGGTGAACTGCGAGCATACTTAAAGACAAACAGCGAAAG ATTAAGCCACGGTACTCTACTGAAGTATTGCTATCAGCTATCGACTGCTCTCAGTTATTTGGAATCCAAAAAGTTTGTTCACCGAGATATAGCGGCGCGTAATGTACTAGTCAGCTCACCAACATGTGTTAAG TTGGCTGATTTTGGATTATCACGTTGGGTTTCCGATCAGTCGTATTATCACTCAACACCCACAGTTGCCCTTCCCATCAAATGGATGTCCCCCGAGTCAATAAACTTTAGAAGATTTACCACTGCTAGCGATGTTTGGATGTTTG GTGTCTGCATTTGGGAAATACTCATGCTCGGTGTAAAGCCTTTCCAAGGCGTCAAGAACAGCGATGTTATATTGAAGCTCGAAAACGGGGAGCGTCTGCCATTGCCTCCTAACTGCCCGCCTAGGTTATATTCGCTAATGTCCCAATGCTGGGCGTACGAGCCACTTAAACGACCGAATTTCAAGCGGATCAAGGAAACTCTGCA tGAAATTCTGATTGAAGACAGCATTAATTCATCGGAGACACTAAAGCGGGAGCAACGAAAAGTGGCTTCCATGTCCTGGATTGGCAGTGATGACATCGACATTCCGCCATCGAAACCTTCAAGGGTGATGCACGATCCTG ACATCACTGGTTTAATGCCTGAAACAACGGGGCTACCTCAGACTTATATTATTGCACAAAATCCCGCGGTGCTGGCTAAACTGATGATGGAGAACCAAAAACGAGGCATAAATCCAGCGGCGTACACCACACCAGCTTCG GGCATTCACAATGTTTTGGGCGAAAAACTACGACAACAGCAAAAGGATAGCAACAGCGATAGCGAATGGTTAATTCAAGAAGAATTGCTA CGGCAGAGATCCTGCTCAATACCTCAAGGATCGCTCAATGATCATCAGGCACAAATGTTTAAGCTTGACTTCATGTCAGCTGGTCCCTCCAGTTTGCCGGACTGCTCGAACTCCAGTTCTCGACCTATGACACCAAATGCCAATCTCTCTTCACTGAAGTCGAACCACTCATCGGCAGATCATTTGTCCAGCTTGACATCTGCAGAAGAACAGATGGGTTCGAATGCCCGAAACCTTGGCAGTGCAGTTCCAAGACGACCACCTAACCGCTCAGATGACGAAGTTTATTGCGCCACCACACTGGTGGTCAAATCAATAATGGCGCTGTCGCAAGGTGTGGAGAAAGCGAATACCGAGGGTTACTTGGAATTGGTTAAGAACGTGGGCGTCAAGTTGAGAAACTTGCTAACATCGGTGGACAAAATATCTATAATATTTCCTGCACAGGCCCTCAA GGAAGTGCAAATGGCACATCAGGTACTTTCAAAAGACATGCATGAGTTGGTCTCAGCGATGCGATTGGCTCAACAATATAGTGACACAACGCTGGATTGTGAATATCGCAA GAGTATGCTGTCTGCTGCCCATGTTTTGGCTATGGACGCCAAAAACCTGTTTGATGTCGTCGATTCGATACGTCAACGTTATCAGCATCTATTCCCGCCATCCGCCACAAAAGAAACAAGTTGTTCGTCAAGTTTTGAGTCGACTTCTGGATCTATTGTCGCAGAGCCAGTTAACGACCTTGGTTATATTAAGACTAGCACTTCTGGAGATTTGCTTCAAAACACAGGAATATATGATAATGATCTGCATCATAGCTTCAACTCGCAATTACAGTTGCAAAACCCAAAAGGAAGCATAGACTTAAGCGGCGGTGGTAGTCTACAACGAGGGATGAGCCTTGGTTTGGACACCACCAGGTCGACAAACGAGCCGTTGCGAATTGTTGAGGAGACCCTGGGCAGCCCGGGTGAACATATGTACTGCAATACGTCCGCCTTGCACGGCCACGCGTAA